The following proteins are co-located in the Shouchella hunanensis genome:
- a CDS encoding gamma-glutamylcyclotransferase family protein: MRSIYLFVYGTLRKGGTNAHYLESATCLKRDCYVEGELHATPYGYPIARFKKGQFIRGELYSVSPKVLEAVDKLEGYKEGRLTGNEYERVKINVIVDGKTVQAFGYIATDFFNHIVEPIPNGDWMAYRPNKHV; the protein is encoded by the coding sequence GTGCGAAGTATCTACTTGTTCGTATATGGGACCTTGCGTAAAGGGGGCACAAATGCACACTATCTAGAATCGGCAACTTGCTTGAAAAGGGATTGTTATGTAGAAGGAGAACTACATGCGACTCCATATGGCTATCCAATCGCACGGTTTAAAAAGGGCCAGTTTATACGTGGTGAACTCTACAGCGTGTCTCCTAAAGTATTGGAAGCTGTAGATAAATTAGAGGGGTATAAAGAAGGTCGACTCACTGGGAATGAGTACGAACGTGTAAAAATCAACGTTATTGTAGATGGGAAAACGGTGCAGGCGTTTGGTTATATAGCGACGGATTTTTTTAACCATATTGTGGAACCGATACCAAATGGCGACTGGATGGCCTATCGCCCCAATAAGCATGTATAA
- a CDS encoding tripartite tricarboxylate transporter TctB family protein, with product MQVVRLSMPLFFIVLSVAYALLILQLPQATLGDPLAPIYFPLAICIGLFLFAIIDLIQVMKEKGEKDTEDLQLLVQKSTLITIGVIILLCLAYTLLFDYAGFLLSTVVFLVVLLFYLNGLKKWRMNVLVTGIVSFSTWFIFSHLLEISLPGFGG from the coding sequence ATGCAGGTCGTTCGATTATCAATGCCACTTTTTTTTATTGTTTTGAGCGTGGCTTATGCGCTCTTAATCTTGCAGCTACCACAAGCTACACTGGGGGACCCGTTGGCACCGATTTATTTTCCACTCGCTATTTGTATCGGACTTTTTTTGTTTGCCATCATTGATTTAATTCAAGTTATGAAAGAAAAAGGGGAAAAGGATACGGAGGATTTACAATTACTCGTTCAGAAATCAACGCTGATAACCATTGGCGTCATCATTTTACTCTGTCTCGCTTATACGTTGTTATTTGACTACGCAGGCTTTTTGTTGTCTACCGTCGTATTCTTAGTTGTTTTGCTCTTTTATTTAAACGGTTTAAAGAAATGGCGTATGAATGTACTTGTAACAGGCATTGTCTCGTTCAGCACATGGTTTATATTTAGTCATTTGCTTGAAATTAGCTTGCCGGGATTTGGAGGGTAA
- a CDS encoding tripartite tricarboxylate transporter permease, producing the protein MEWSIIIDGLFTALEPMNMVWLIFGALLGTIVGILPGLGPATGVAVLIPLTFGMNPVSALILMSSIYYGALFGGSRSSILINTPGDGSSIAATFDGYPMTLKGQAGQAMSIAAMASLFGGIMAIFGFIFLAIPLAQFALNFGPAEYFMLFLFTLSAVVALSTGKMIKGFVAMFAGLAISTVGIDLQSGVHRFTFGVPHFTDGINFIVIIIGIYALGEVLYNMFPKKKGQQPKNDQAIGSKWFTKEQWKRSLGPIFRSGPLGFFLGVLPGSGGTISSLLAYSTEKQLSKRKDEFGKGAVEGLVAPESANSSAAVGSLIPMLTMGIPGSGTTAVMLGALVMIGITPGPLLFENSPDLVWTLINSMFIGNLILVIINILMVGMLIKVLRTPANVLYPIVLVLSFIGAYTLGYSTIDFYLLIIAGLIGLLMRVLDYPVAPLILALIVGGEMEQNMRRASIIYESPQAIFFASPIATTLFFLTLLSLSYPLILKLFKWRKGTGTGASM; encoded by the coding sequence ATGGAGTGGTCAATCATTATCGATGGGCTTTTTACCGCACTCGAACCAATGAATATGGTGTGGCTCATTTTTGGTGCCTTGTTAGGTACAATCGTTGGAATTCTTCCGGGTCTAGGTCCAGCAACTGGAGTAGCGGTTTTAATTCCACTAACGTTCGGAATGAATCCAGTAAGCGCATTAATCTTAATGTCTTCAATTTATTACGGAGCGCTTTTTGGTGGATCGAGGAGTTCCATACTTATTAATACACCGGGAGATGGTTCGTCCATTGCGGCGACGTTCGACGGTTATCCAATGACATTAAAAGGCCAAGCAGGTCAAGCCATGTCGATTGCAGCGATGGCGTCATTGTTTGGTGGCATCATGGCGATTTTTGGCTTTATCTTTCTTGCCATTCCCCTTGCTCAATTTGCGTTAAACTTTGGTCCAGCCGAGTATTTTATGCTTTTTCTTTTCACATTATCAGCAGTTGTTGCCCTTTCAACAGGAAAAATGATCAAAGGGTTTGTTGCCATGTTTGCTGGTCTAGCGATAAGCACGGTTGGAATTGATCTCCAATCAGGTGTGCATCGATTCACATTTGGTGTTCCGCATTTTACAGATGGTATTAACTTCATCGTCATTATTATCGGGATTTATGCGCTAGGAGAAGTCTTATACAATATGTTTCCAAAGAAAAAAGGACAGCAACCAAAAAATGACCAAGCCATCGGTAGCAAATGGTTTACAAAAGAACAATGGAAACGATCGCTGGGACCGATTTTTCGAAGTGGACCACTTGGTTTCTTTCTCGGTGTTTTACCAGGATCAGGTGGAACGATTTCCTCTTTACTTGCGTATTCTACCGAAAAACAACTATCGAAGCGAAAGGATGAATTCGGTAAAGGGGCAGTAGAAGGACTTGTCGCACCTGAATCAGCCAACAGTTCAGCTGCTGTAGGGTCACTCATTCCTATGTTAACAATGGGTATTCCAGGATCAGGTACAACCGCTGTTATGCTTGGGGCGTTAGTCATGATTGGTATTACTCCAGGACCTTTATTGTTTGAAAATAGCCCGGATCTTGTATGGACGCTCATTAACAGTATGTTTATAGGAAATTTAATTTTAGTCATTATTAATATTTTAATGGTAGGCATGTTAATTAAGGTGTTACGTACACCTGCCAATGTGCTGTATCCTATTGTGTTGGTTTTATCGTTTATTGGTGCATATACACTTGGGTATAGTACCATCGATTTTTACTTGCTCATTATTGCAGGCTTAATTGGCTTACTTATGCGCGTATTAGACTACCCTGTAGCACCATTGATTTTAGCCCTTATCGTTGGTGGAGAAATGGAGCAAAACATGCGTAGAGCCTCCATTATTTATGAGAGTCCACAGGCGATTTTCTTTGCCTCGCCAATTGCAACGACATTGTTCTTCTTAACGTTGCTTTCCTTAAGTTATCCTCTTATTTTGAAGCTATTTAAATGGAGAAAAGGAACTGGAACAGGCGCTTCCATGTAA